The Mytilus galloprovincialis chromosome 2, xbMytGall1.hap1.1, whole genome shotgun sequence genome has a window encoding:
- the LOC143065349 gene encoding uncharacterized protein LOC143065349, which yields MTKVKMQTTVICSCFLHFRFSYSQKIQQTFHNSNLTVSKKIYGIITFNPMSKDPKRKRVECPSSSDEELDLVFNTPEKKFKTIIVKREKPEVKIIKDPFALRYMQKNEELRIENINLRSENKDLVV from the exons ATGACTAAGGTAAAAATGCAAACTACAGTTATCTGCTCATGTTTTCTTCACTTCCGGTTTTCCTATTCACAGAAAATACAGCAAACTTTTCACAACAGCAATTTAACAGTGTCCAAAAA AATTTATGGTATCATTACATTCAATCCAATGTCAAAAGATCCTAAAAGAAAGCGAGTGGAG tgtcCAAGTTCATCTGATGAGGAGTTAGACTTAGTTTTCAACACTCCTGAGAAAAAGTTCAAAACAATTATAGTTAAGAGAGAAAAACCTGAAGTTAAAATA atAAAAGATCCATTTGCCCTTAGATATATGCAAAAGAATGAGGAACTAAGGATAGAAAACATCAACTTAAGATCAGAAAACAAGGACTTAGTG
- the LOC143062606 gene encoding uncharacterized protein LOC143062606, translating into METPSLVIALKKGSLCELPDDTVGRTVLNPCKNGGHVFYHNENLICSCPKEWTGPNCEQDKDECKNGISINDTIITDICQNNGRCINIPGGFVCACHDGWAENRCETDVNECDPSPCQNKGICNNIKGSFKCYCEPGWKGSICEIDIDECQYVPCGIHGQCNNSDGNFSCMCDNVWSGNKCNRRVDPCDTSPCRNNATCVINGDEYICQCLSNWKGIHCDEDEDECLFHPCENNGLCVNLQGNYSCNCTDDWTGRHCEERVDSCQSIPCFNDGTCFDSLPGYTCNCKQGWTGESCQTDNNECLLSPCSNN; encoded by the exons ATGGAAACACCTTCTCTTGTAATTGCACTAAAG AAAGGATCATTATGTGAACTACCCGATGACACCGTAGGACGTACAGTATTGAATCCTTGTAAGAACGGAGGTCATGTTTTTTATCATAATGAAAATCTTATCTGCTCTTGTCCTAAGGAATGGACTGGTCCAAACTGTGAACAAGATAAGGACGAATGTAAAAATGGTATCAGTATAAATGATACAATTATAACAGATATCTGTCAGAACAATGGTCGATGTATAAATATTCCAGGAGGATTTGTGTGCGCTTGTCATGACGGCTGGGCAGAAAATAGATGCGAGACTGACGTAAATGAATGTGATCCTTCCCCTTGTCAAAATAAAGGTATATGTAATAATATTAAAGGATCATTTAAATGCTATTGTGAGCCGGGTTGGAAAGGTTCCATATGTGAAATAGACATAGATGAATGTCAGTATGTCCCATGTGGAATACATGGACAATGTAACAATAGCGATGGGAATTTTTCCTGTATGTGTGATAACGTATGGTCAGGAAATAAATGTAATCGACGTGTAGATCCATGTGACACATCTCCGTGTCGTAATAATGCTACTTGTGTTATAAATGGAGATGAATATATATGTCAATGTCTATCAAATTGGAAAGGTATACATTGTGATGAAGACGAAGATGAGTGTTTATTTCATCCGTGTGAAAACAATGGACTCTGTGTAAATTTACAGGGGAATTATTCTTGTAATTGCACAGATGATTGGACTGGGAGACATTGTGAGGAAAGGGTTGACTCTTGTCAAAGTATCCCATGTTTCAACGATGGTACGTGCTTTGATTCACTTCCTggatatacatgtaactgtaaacAAGGATGGACAGGAGAAAGTTGCCAAACAGATAACAATGAATGTCTGTTGTCTCCATGTAGTAATAATTGA
- the LOC143062605 gene encoding uncharacterized protein LOC143062605, with the protein MYVCAIEYINSTSTFCIKDLNECRLTPHLCNSGNCTNTPGSYYCTCPLGTYGKQCDIAETCDTHPCKNGATCTPGSSNSISCRCVSRYSGTRCEISPHLKSTKSQATSTTKHITTQQCPKNCNERGRCSHGKCFCNGAWTGIDCSKINHCSINPCKNQGKCNNNATGHTCNCTTQWTGNNCENRDYCSVSPCKHGHCTNGRTSFKCACSIGWIGAKCNIRDYCSTHPCQYGSQCRNQRNTYQCSCTSDWTGKNCSCRNYCSGSPCQHNSTCTNGANAYSCVCTKGWIGKTCSSQDFCSRNQCQDSSTCKNTGNSYSCKCSGRYIGTNCEKWDYCSSSPCQNRGTCSNKGPTYTCACPSPWIGRSCDKKSPCASSPCNHNSTCTTKGSTFSCSCSRGWIGTTCDTKDYCSSSPCKHGRCTNRHTSFSCSCSNGWMGTKCDVQDYCSTNPCQHGSRCQNQGHTFQCVCLSDWTGKNCSIRNYCSGSPCQHNSTCTNGANAYSCVCTKGWIGKTCSSQDFCSRNPCQHSGTCKNTGNSYSCKCSSRYIGTNCEKRNYCFSSPCRNKGTCSNKGSTFTCACPSPWIGMSCEIKNYCASSPCNNNSTCTTKGSTFSCSCSRRWIGTACDTKDYCSSSPC; encoded by the exons ATGTATGTATGTGCAATAGAATATATCAACTCA ACTAGCACTTTTTGTATAAAGGACTTAAACGAGTGTAGATTAACGCCACATCTATGTAACTCTGGAAATTGCACCAACACACCTGGTAGTTACTACTGTACATGTCCACTTGGAACATACGGTAAACAATGTGATATAGCAGAGACCTGTGATACTCATCCCTGCAAAAATGGAGCTACATGTACACCTGGAAGCAGTAATAGTATTTCATGTAGATGTGTATCTAGGTATTCAGGAACGAGATGTGAAATTAGTCCTCATCTGAAATCAACAAAGTCTCAGGCCACATCTACAACGAAACATATAACAACTCAGCAATGCCCTAAAAACTGTAATGAAAGAGGGAGATGTAGCCACGGAAAATGTTTTTGTAATGGCGCTTGGACTGGAATTGACTGTTCTAAAATTAATCATTGTAGCATAAATCCTTGTAAGAATCAagggaaatgtaacaataatgcaACAGGACATACATGTAACTGCACCACTCAGTGGACGggtaataattgtgaaaatcgTGATTATTGCTCAGTATCTCCATGTAAACATGGTCACTGCACAAATGGGCGGACTTCATTTAAATGTGCATGCAGCATCGGCTGGATAGGCGCAAAATGTAACATACGTGATTACTGTTCAACACATCCATGTCAGTATGGGAGTCAATGTAGAAATCAAAGGAATACTTACCAGTGTTCGTGTACTTCTGACTGGACCGGGAAAAACTGTAGTTGTAGAAATTACTGTTCCGGATCTCCTTGTCAGCataatagtacatgtacaaatggAGCTAATGCCTACTCATGTGTATGTACAAAAGGCTGGATTGGGAAGACTTGCAGCAGTCAAGATTTCTGTTCGAGAAATCAATGTCAAGATTCTAGTACTTGTAAGAACACAGGTAACTCTTATTCCTGTAAATGTAGCGGTAGATATATAGGAACAAATTGTGAGAAATGGGATTATTGTTCTAGTTCTCCATGCCAAAATAGAGGCACATGTTCAAACAAAGGACCCACGTACACATGCGCTTGTCCGTCGCCTTGGATTGGCCGAAGTTGTGACAAAAAGAGTCCTTGTGCCAGTTCACCTTGCAATCATAACAGCACATGTACAACCAAAGGGAGCACCTTTTCTTGTTCTTGCTCACGTGGTTGGATAGGTACTACTTGTGATACTAAGGATTATTGTTCAAGTTCTCCTTGTAAGCATGGTCGGTGTACAAATAGACATACCTCATTTTCTTGTTCATGCAGCAACGGCTGGATGGGTACAAAATGTGATGTTCAGGACTACTGTTCCACTAACCCATGTCAGCATGGAAGTCGATGTCAAAATCAAGGGCATACTTTCCAGTGTGTGTGTTTATCTGACTGGACCGGGAAAAACTGTAGTATAAGGAATTACTGCTCCGGTTCTCCATGTCAGCataatagtacatgtacaaatggAGCTAATGCCTACTCATGTGTATGTACAAAAGGCTGGATTGGGAAGACTTGCAGTAGTCAAGATTTCTGTTCGAGAAATCCATGTCAACATTCTGGTACTTGTAAGAACACAGGTAACTCTTATTCCTGTAAATGTAGCAGTAGATATATAGGAACAAATTGTGAGAAAAGGAATTATTGTTTTAGTTCTCCATGCCGAAACAAGGGCACATGTTCAAACAAGGGTTCTACGTTCACATGTGCATGTCCATCACCTTGGATCGGAATGAGTTGTGAAATCAAGAATTATTGTGCCAGTTCACCTTGCAATAATAATAGCACATGTACAACCAAAGGGAGCACGTTTTCTTGTTCTTGTTCACGTCGTTGGATAGGTACTGCTTGTGATACTAAGGATTATTGTTCAAGTTCTCCTTGTTAA